One Deltaproteobacteria bacterium DNA segment encodes these proteins:
- a CDS encoding iron-containing alcohol dehydrogenase, with protein sequence MDFPTRVRIGEGAVGALVEEVADHQLRRALVVSDKGVVEAGLVARVARILEGAQVEWHLFDKVQTNPEEEDVLAGVEAYRQSGADHLVAVGGGAAIDTAKGIRLLVNHPGPLSRYDDALGGGKHVTGELPPLFAVPTTAGTGSEVGRAFVVTLEGRKAVIFSPRLIPTAAICDPVLTLGLPPEITAATGMDALSHNVEAYLARGFHPLADAIAIRGISLVARFLPRAVKSGAEDLDARTAMMSAALMGAVAFQKGLGGIHSLAHALGSECGLHHGLANALVMPTMLRFNAEAVPDRMLDVATALGASGAGYGSEPGERAAQRVMSLCKDIGLPASLGELKIGPGMAEALVDAAHADGCHQSNPRPVTRSDFVRLVESLF encoded by the coding sequence ATGGATTTCCCCACGCGGGTCCGCATCGGAGAGGGGGCCGTGGGCGCCCTCGTCGAGGAGGTGGCCGATCACCAGCTTCGCCGGGCTCTGGTGGTCTCGGACAAGGGCGTCGTCGAGGCGGGCCTCGTCGCCCGGGTGGCGCGGATCCTGGAGGGGGCCCAGGTCGAGTGGCACCTCTTCGACAAGGTCCAGACCAACCCCGAGGAGGAGGACGTCCTCGCCGGGGTCGAGGCCTACCGCCAGTCCGGCGCCGACCACCTGGTCGCCGTGGGCGGCGGGGCGGCCATCGACACGGCCAAGGGCATCCGCCTGCTGGTGAACCACCCGGGGCCCCTCTCCCGCTACGACGACGCGCTGGGCGGGGGCAAGCACGTCACCGGCGAGCTGCCGCCCCTCTTCGCGGTGCCGACCACCGCCGGGACCGGCAGCGAGGTCGGCCGGGCCTTCGTGGTGACCCTCGAGGGCCGCAAGGCGGTGATCTTCTCCCCCCGCCTGATCCCCACCGCCGCGATCTGCGATCCGGTGCTCACCCTGGGCCTGCCCCCGGAGATCACCGCCGCCACCGGCATGGACGCCCTCTCCCACAACGTCGAGGCCTACCTGGCCCGGGGCTTCCACCCCCTGGCCGACGCCATCGCCATCCGGGGCATCTCCCTGGTGGCCCGCTTCCTGCCCCGGGCGGTGAAGTCCGGCGCCGAGGACCTCGACGCCCGCACGGCCATGATGAGCGCCGCCCTGATGGGCGCCGTCGCCTTCCAGAAGGGGCTGGGGGGCATCCACTCCCTGGCCCACGCCCTGGGCAGCGAGTGCGGCCTCCACCACGGCCTGGCCAACGCCCTGGTGATGCCGACGATGCTGCGCTTCAACGCCGAGGCCGTCCCGGACCGGATGCTCGACGTGGCCACCGCCCTGGGCGCCTCCGGCGCGGGCTACGGCTCCGAGCCCGGCGAGCGGGCCGCCCAGCGGGTGATGAGCCTCTGCAAGGACATCGGCCTGCCGGCGAGCCTCGGCGAGCTGAAGATCGGCCCCGGGATGGCCGAGGCCCTGGTCGACGCCGCCCACGCCGACGGCTGCCATCAGTCGAACCCGCGGCCGGTGACCCGCAGCGACTTCGTGCGCCTCGTCGAGTCGCTCTTCTGA
- a CDS encoding response regulator yields MWDPEQNTSNEVGLRVLLVDDDTFVLKLLTDFLEREGLTVVTVSDALQAIDAVERERFDMVVTDYNMPMMHGGQLLEQIHAQVAHRNVPVIVMSASQDPDLADRLLRAGAAYYMPKPIQFAQLLALLRFAKT; encoded by the coding sequence GTGTGGGATCCGGAGCAGAACACGTCCAACGAGGTCGGCCTGCGAGTGCTGCTCGTGGACGACGACACCTTCGTCCTGAAGCTGCTCACCGACTTCCTGGAGCGGGAGGGCCTCACGGTCGTCACGGTCAGTGACGCCCTGCAGGCCATCGACGCCGTGGAGCGCGAGCGCTTCGACATGGTCGTCACCGACTACAACATGCCGATGATGCACGGTGGGCAGCTGCTCGAGCAGATCCACGCGCAGGTCGCCCACCGGAACGTGCCGGTGATCGTGATGTCTGCCTCCCAGGACCCGGATCTGGCCGACCGCCTGCTGCGAGCGGGCGCGGCCTACTACATGCCCAAGCCGATCCAGTTCGCCCAGCTCCTGGCGCTGCTCCGCTTCGCCAAGACCTGA
- a CDS encoding glutamine synthetase family protein, with translation MTKIDEIRQLFEAEGIRRVKLGGFDVDGILRGKYVRPEKFFSAAEKGLGYCDVIFGWDSNDQLYDNTKFTGWHSGYPDLDARIDLDTMRIVPWEEGVAAFLLDFDPEVCPRQGLKRVIAEIEKEGYTPKVGFEYEFFLFDEQPHELHAKGFRELRSLTPGMFGYSWLRSSQQSELVHDLMDGLEAFDIDLEGFHTETGPGVYEAAIGADDALAAADKAALFKTAVKEICSHHGVTACFMAKWSNAYPGCSGHIHQSLWREGENAFVGDDPDELYGMSKTMMHFLAGQLALMPELTVFYAPNINSYKRLVPGTWAPTSVTWGLENRTCAARVITGPGPKAMRVEMRLPGSDTNPYLALSASLASGLQGVRTQAVLMPETRGNGYEADEAPPLPENLQKATERLKGSRLAPQLLGEGLVDHFVRTREWEVREAQKAVTDWELKRYFELA, from the coding sequence ATGACGAAGATCGACGAGATCCGACAGCTCTTCGAGGCCGAGGGCATCCGGCGGGTGAAGCTCGGTGGCTTCGACGTCGATGGCATCCTCAGAGGGAAGTACGTGCGCCCGGAGAAGTTCTTCTCGGCGGCCGAGAAGGGCCTGGGCTACTGCGACGTGATCTTCGGCTGGGACAGCAACGACCAGCTCTACGACAACACGAAGTTCACCGGCTGGCACTCGGGCTACCCCGACCTCGACGCCCGCATCGATCTGGACACGATGCGGATCGTCCCCTGGGAGGAGGGGGTCGCGGCCTTCCTGCTCGACTTCGACCCCGAGGTCTGCCCCCGGCAGGGGCTCAAGCGCGTCATCGCCGAGATCGAGAAGGAGGGCTACACGCCGAAGGTCGGCTTCGAGTACGAGTTCTTCCTCTTCGACGAGCAGCCCCACGAGCTGCACGCGAAGGGCTTCCGGGAGCTCCGGAGCCTGACCCCCGGGATGTTCGGCTACTCCTGGCTGCGTTCTTCCCAGCAGTCCGAGCTGGTGCACGATCTGATGGACGGCCTCGAGGCCTTCGACATCGACCTCGAGGGCTTCCACACCGAGACCGGGCCCGGGGTCTACGAGGCGGCCATCGGCGCCGACGACGCCCTCGCCGCCGCCGACAAGGCGGCCCTCTTCAAGACCGCGGTGAAGGAGATCTGCTCCCACCACGGGGTGACCGCCTGCTTCATGGCCAAGTGGTCGAACGCCTACCCGGGCTGCAGCGGGCACATCCACCAGTCGCTGTGGCGGGAGGGGGAGAACGCCTTCGTCGGAGACGACCCCGACGAGCTCTACGGCATGAGCAAGACGATGATGCACTTCCTGGCCGGCCAGCTGGCGCTGATGCCCGAGCTCACCGTCTTCTACGCGCCGAACATCAACAGCTACAAGCGCCTGGTGCCGGGCACCTGGGCGCCCACCTCCGTCACCTGGGGCCTGGAGAACCGCACCTGCGCCGCGCGGGTGATCACCGGCCCCGGCCCGAAGGCCATGCGGGTCGAGATGCGCCTGCCCGGCTCGGACACCAACCCCTACCTGGCCCTCTCGGCCTCCCTCGCCTCGGGCCTGCAGGGGGTGCGCACCCAGGCGGTGCTGATGCCCGAGACCAGGGGCAACGGCTACGAGGCCGACGAGGCTCCGCCTCTGCCCGAGAACCTACAGAAGGCCACCGAGCGCCTGAAGGGCTCCCGCCTCGCGCCCCAGCTGCTGGGCGAGGGGCTGGTCGACCACTTCGTGCGCACCCGGGAGTGGGAGGTCCGCGAGGCCCAGAAGGCCGTCACCGACTGGGAGCTGAAGCGCTACTTCGAGCTGGCCTGA